A part of Methanohalobium evestigatum Z-7303 genomic DNA contains:
- a CDS encoding RNA-guided endonuclease InsQ/TnpB family protein, producing the protein MYLTQKNHVKADKQKYEVLKRITKLSKNLYNFTLYTTRQYYFENGKYINHESAYHLVKDNENYKMLPSQVAQQTMKVVDRNMKSFFRVLGERKRGNYNRPVKMPEYLPKDSKFVCIFPKDMFKIDGNDIRLSMGKNFYKNYGVRYLYFKLPENIIGKHIKEIRIIPKYNGQWFEIEYVYRDNGNGEKVDLDYNKHLSIDLGVNNFATSVDTNGTAFIIEGRGLKSYNRWWNKVKSGLQSVYDKQGIKSGQKLNWLFEKRKNKLNDFMNQSVNYIIKHCIDNNIGNIIIGELKDIKQNSNMGKKNNQTFQTIPFGKFKQKLRSKCEYYGIKHIEVDEAYTSKTDALALEPIEKHQKYMGKRVKRGLFQSSTGKLLNADVNGALNILRKVVGDSLIEITDSGCVNHPRRIRFFGVNSF; encoded by the coding sequence ATGTATCTCACCCAGAAAAACCATGTTAAAGCGGATAAACAGAAGTATGAAGTCCTGAAAAGGATTACTAAATTGTCTAAAAACCTGTACAATTTTACTCTGTACACTACAAGACAATACTATTTTGAAAATGGAAAGTACATTAATCACGAATCCGCTTACCACTTGGTAAAAGATAATGAGAATTACAAAATGCTGCCTTCACAGGTCGCACAGCAGACCATGAAAGTGGTAGACAGAAACATGAAATCGTTTTTCAGGGTTCTGGGCGAGAGAAAAAGAGGTAACTACAACCGACCTGTAAAGATGCCTGAATACCTACCCAAAGACTCTAAATTTGTATGTATATTCCCAAAAGATATGTTCAAAATCGATGGTAACGACATCAGGTTATCTATGGGTAAAAATTTCTATAAAAACTATGGTGTGAGATACCTGTACTTCAAGTTACCTGAAAACATAATCGGTAAACATATAAAAGAAATACGGATAATCCCGAAGTACAACGGACAATGGTTTGAGATAGAGTATGTTTACAGAGATAATGGTAATGGTGAAAAAGTCGATTTAGACTACAATAAACATCTATCTATTGATTTAGGAGTAAACAATTTTGCAACCAGTGTAGATACCAATGGGACTGCCTTCATCATAGAAGGCAGGGGTTTGAAATCATATAACCGTTGGTGGAACAAAGTCAAAAGTGGGTTGCAGTCTGTATATGATAAACAGGGTATAAAATCAGGTCAAAAACTGAACTGGTTGTTCGAGAAAAGGAAGAACAAACTCAACGATTTCATGAATCAGAGTGTTAATTATATCATAAAACATTGTATAGATAATAACATCGGCAACATCATAATCGGAGAACTGAAAGACATAAAACAGAACTCCAATATGGGTAAAAAGAATAACCAGACCTTTCAAACTATACCCTTTGGCAAATTCAAACAGAAACTTCGGTCTAAATGTGAGTACTACGGTATCAAGCATATAGAAGTTGATGAGGCATATACCAGTAAAACCGATGCTCTTGCATTAGAACCCATTGAAAAACACCAAAAATACATGGGTAAAAGAGTAAAAAGAGGATTGTTCCAGTCTTCTACTGGTAAATTACTAAACGCCGATGTCAATGGAGCATTGAACATATTAAGAAAAGTAGTCGGTGATTCTCTCATAGAGATAACCGATAGTGGATGTGTGAACCATCCAAGAAGGATAAGGTTCTTCGGAGTAAACTCCTTCTGA
- a CDS encoding S8 family peptidase gives MVKAKHCILSFTMLLLILLSTSFTSGTYESKNSNLDYTNEDFFLKEKQISYLENKKENTTCIEEKCSTPLVSLLERKNNSSNNYVCVYIYFKQSVDIKTIESHITNVTNRDEKNNLIVGWVNLDHMRKLASMDTVCAIRKVIPPEVKTGSITTRGDNIHNTDRVREMYNQYGSGIKIGVISDSVDGLNESKNSKNLPDDVVVLSESSGRGEGTAILEIIHDMVPEAELYFHGAGNNILDFNSAVDTLVNSGCRIIVDDIGWKREPYFEHGVVASHVANVVENNEILYVTAAGNDGKKHYQGMYQGNAFNFHNKSLKMKILPNESIDIVLQWNDRFGSSSNDYDLYLFKTDNRDILDRSIDTQNGNDDPLEYINYTNPTESEIEAEISIRNYNAEASKRILELFIYTDDKKPRSHSRILPNNIVTSDSIYGHPAIRDVVTVGAISIDSDIEPFSSQGPVTHYHPDYEMISKPDVVGVNGINVSGAGGFSKKFYGTSASAPHVAAVAALLWSSFPSMKAQDIREAIYYSAVDMGAENYDYTYGYGRVDALKAYNYLISINNSSVQKKTYDNDTEYKTFEKQETSNKSSMKSPADTQSGQSESQNHSPEEVETPGFEAIYLTASLLIAIYYAKKC, from the coding sequence ATGGTCAAAGCTAAACACTGTATACTTTCTTTTACGATGTTACTATTGATTTTGTTATCTACAAGCTTTACATCAGGAACATATGAATCCAAAAACAGCAACCTTGATTACACCAATGAGGATTTCTTTCTAAAAGAAAAACAAATATCCTACCTTGAAAATAAAAAAGAAAACACTACCTGCATAGAAGAAAAATGCAGCACTCCGCTTGTTAGTTTATTGGAGAGAAAAAACAATTCCAGCAACAATTATGTCTGTGTCTATATTTATTTTAAACAATCTGTAGATATTAAAACTATTGAATCCCATATAACTAACGTTACCAACAGAGATGAAAAAAACAACCTTATTGTTGGCTGGGTAAATCTGGACCATATGAGAAAACTGGCATCTATGGATACAGTATGTGCTATCAGGAAAGTAATACCTCCTGAAGTTAAAACTGGTTCTATAACAACCAGAGGAGACAATATACATAACACAGACAGAGTCAGGGAAATGTATAACCAGTACGGTTCTGGCATAAAAATAGGAGTTATATCCGACAGTGTTGATGGGCTGAATGAATCCAAAAATTCAAAAAATTTGCCGGATGATGTTGTTGTATTGAGCGAATCCAGTGGAAGAGGAGAAGGAACCGCAATACTTGAAATTATCCATGATATGGTTCCTGAAGCAGAATTATATTTTCATGGTGCAGGGAACAATATTCTGGATTTTAATTCTGCTGTTGACACTTTGGTAAACTCTGGTTGTAGGATTATAGTGGATGATATTGGCTGGAAAAGAGAACCTTATTTTGAACACGGTGTAGTTGCATCTCATGTAGCAAATGTTGTAGAAAACAATGAGATATTATATGTTACTGCTGCTGGCAACGATGGTAAAAAACATTACCAGGGGATGTATCAAGGGAATGCTTTCAATTTTCATAATAAATCCCTTAAAATGAAAATACTTCCAAATGAGAGCATTGACATTGTATTACAATGGAACGACAGGTTCGGGTCTTCTTCAAACGATTATGATTTATATCTATTTAAAACTGATAACAGGGATATTCTTGACAGAAGTATTGACACACAGAATGGAAATGATGACCCTCTTGAATATATCAATTATACAAATCCTACCGAATCAGAAATTGAAGCTGAAATTAGTATAAGAAATTACAATGCTGAAGCCAGTAAAAGAATTCTGGAATTATTCATATACACAGATGATAAAAAACCCAGATCTCATTCCCGAATCTTACCGAACAACATTGTTACCAGTGATTCTATTTACGGGCATCCTGCAATAAGGGATGTTGTTACTGTAGGAGCTATCAGTATAGATTCGGATATTGAACCTTTTTCATCCCAAGGTCCTGTGACCCATTATCATCCAGATTATGAGATGATATCCAAACCCGATGTTGTGGGTGTAAACGGTATTAATGTTTCAGGCGCAGGAGGTTTTTCCAAAAAATTTTATGGCACAAGTGCATCCGCACCCCATGTTGCCGCTGTTGCAGCACTATTATGGAGCAGTTTTCCATCGATGAAAGCTCAAGATATCCGCGAAGCTATATACTACTCAGCAGTGGATATGGGTGCAGAAAATTATGATTACACATATGGATATGGTCGTGTTGATGCTCTTAAAGCCTACAACTATCTCATATCAATAAATAATTCGTCCGTTCAGAAAAAAACATATGATAATGATACTGAATACAAAACATTTGAAAAACAGGAAACATCCAACAAATCATCAATGAAATCACCCGCAGATACACAATCCGGACAATCAGAAAGTCAGAATCATTCACCTGAAGAAGTTGAAACTCCAGGATTTGAAGCTATTTATTTAACTGCCAGTTTGTTGATAGCCATATATTATGCGAAAAAATGTTAA
- a CDS encoding ferredoxin domain-containing protein has protein sequence MKLEPESESIDVFAREILTAARTAPKAKGQDDIVTAVLDNTDVEKLALSMEEIADTRDEKFSFFKRDAQNVRDSDAIVLIGLKSSRGLDLDCGACGFSTCAEMLQYLKEGTNGNDFEGPRCSIKYVDLGIAVGAATAKAKDLCIDNRIMYTIGSAAKNSGLIDADMVYGIPLSIKGRSIFFDR, from the coding sequence ATGAAATTAGAGCCAGAATCTGAAAGCATAGATGTATTCGCCAGAGAAATTTTAACAGCAGCAAGAACAGCTCCGAAAGCAAAAGGTCAGGACGACATAGTAACCGCTGTACTTGATAATACAGATGTTGAAAAACTTGCTCTATCTATGGAAGAGATTGCAGATACAAGAGATGAAAAATTCAGCTTCTTTAAAAGAGACGCACAAAATGTTAGAGATTCAGATGCTATTGTACTTATCGGGTTGAAATCCTCGAGAGGTCTCGACCTTGACTGTGGAGCCTGTGGATTCAGCACATGTGCAGAGATGCTGCAGTATTTAAAAGAAGGTACCAATGGTAATGATTTTGAAGGTCCGAGATGTTCCATAAAATATGTCGACCTCGGGATTGCTGTAGGTGCTGCCACAGCCAAAGCCAAAGATTTGTGTATAGACAACAGGATTATGTATACTATTGGTTCAGCTGCGAAAAATTCTGGTTTAATCGATGCCGATATGGTATATGGAATACCCCTGAGCATTAAAGGAAGAAGCATATTCTTTGACAGATAG
- the trxB gene encoding thioredoxin-disulfide reductase: protein MNDLIIIGGGPAGIAAGIYAVRYGLDTYLLERTAIGGQISSSQEVENYPGFSSINGMELMNTFKAHAESIGVPIENKGVTGVRPEDDKIVLSTDENVDIEAKAVIIATGAKPRKLGIPGEDTYYGRGVSYCATCDAPFYKERDVIVVGGGNTAISDALILSNVANKVYQVHRRDELRASKVLEDRARSRDNIEFLWDTVLEEVKGNNFVESALLRDLNTNELSEISIDGVFIYVGIDPNTDLIDVEKDESGFIITNEFMETSVEGIYAAGDCRKSPLWQVITAASDGAIAAAKAYEYIRNKG, encoded by the coding sequence ATGAATGATTTGATTATTATCGGAGGGGGTCCTGCAGGGATTGCAGCCGGAATTTATGCTGTCAGATACGGTCTTGATACTTATTTGCTGGAAAGAACGGCAATTGGAGGGCAGATATCATCCTCACAGGAGGTAGAAAATTATCCGGGATTTTCATCTATTAACGGAATGGAATTGATGAACACCTTTAAAGCACATGCTGAAAGCATAGGTGTTCCGATTGAAAATAAGGGTGTTACCGGTGTTAGACCCGAAGACGATAAAATAGTATTATCCACTGATGAAAATGTAGATATTGAGGCAAAAGCAGTAATTATTGCAACAGGAGCAAAACCCCGCAAACTGGGAATACCCGGAGAAGACACTTATTATGGCAGAGGAGTATCCTACTGTGCAACATGCGATGCCCCGTTTTATAAGGAACGTGATGTGATTGTTGTAGGCGGGGGTAATACTGCGATATCGGATGCGTTGATTTTATCCAATGTAGCAAACAAGGTTTATCAGGTACACAGAAGAGATGAATTAAGAGCCTCAAAGGTTCTGGAAGACAGGGCACGTTCAAGAGACAATATAGAGTTTTTATGGGACACAGTTCTTGAGGAAGTAAAAGGCAACAATTTTGTTGAATCAGCATTGCTTAGAGATTTAAACACTAATGAATTAAGTGAAATATCAATCGATGGTGTTTTTATATACGTGGGAATTGACCCCAACACAGATCTTATAGATGTAGAAAAAGATGAATCTGGATTTATCATTACCAATGAATTCATGGAAACCTCTGTTGAGGGTATTTATGCTGCGGGAGACTGTCGAAAAAGTCCTTTATGGCAGGTTATTACTGCTGCAAGTGATGGTGCGATCGCAGCTGCAAAAGCTTATGAATACATCAGGAACAAAGGATGA
- the mobA gene encoding molybdenum cofactor guanylyltransferase — protein MVGSMMRSGLILAGGEGSRLEYAEKALIPFGKYTLIEHIIDTLENSVDDVIISVRDEIQKQKLKQYVGNRTIVTDKYKGVGPLAGILEGFKVARSEYVFVAACDMPLINTDVVDLLFEYAEGHDAALPQWDDGNLEPLHAVYRVYPLVFEIEKTIKRNDRFVLAPVYHLDDIVYLNIEKIKKLDTELETFLNINTINDLENMIKRKT, from the coding sequence ATGGTCGGTTCAATGATGCGTTCAGGGTTAATACTTGCAGGTGGTGAAGGAAGCAGACTTGAATATGCGGAAAAGGCTTTGATTCCTTTTGGTAAATATACTCTTATAGAGCATATTATAGATACCCTTGAGAATTCGGTTGATGATGTGATAATTTCTGTAAGAGATGAAATACAGAAACAAAAACTTAAACAGTATGTAGGGAATCGTACTATTGTTACCGACAAGTATAAAGGCGTGGGTCCGCTTGCTGGTATACTGGAAGGTTTCAAGGTGGCAAGAAGTGAATACGTATTTGTAGCTGCCTGTGATATGCCTTTAATCAATACAGACGTAGTGGATTTGCTGTTTGAATATGCAGAGGGTCATGATGCAGCACTACCACAATGGGATGACGGGAATCTTGAGCCTCTTCATGCGGTATATCGGGTATATCCACTGGTTTTTGAAATAGAAAAAACCATCAAACGCAATGACAGGTTTGTACTTGCACCAGTGTATCATCTGGATGATATTGTATATTTGAATATTGAAAAAATCAAAAAACTGGATACAGAACTTGAAACATTTTTAAACATCAACACAATAAACGACCTTGAAAATATGATAAAGCGAAAAACTTGA
- a CDS encoding PLDc N-terminal domain-containing protein, with amino-acid sequence MVDIFATIWSIIVLASIVWVIYDVLTQNKSLSSIMKVFWIIIVLVLGIIGAILYYFLGKKK; translated from the coding sequence ATGGTTGATATATTTGCTACTATCTGGAGTATAATAGTTTTAGCATCAATTGTCTGGGTGATATATGACGTTTTAACCCAAAACAAGTCATTGAGCAGTATTATGAAAGTTTTCTGGATTATAATAGTTCTGGTACTGGGAATAATAGGCGCTATCCTGTATTATTTCTTGGGGAAAAAGAAGTGA
- a CDS encoding GNAT family N-acetyltransferase has product MDGFKILYRTGNVVYAVPESSNSIDKLKINVDVNGFNYFRNRFATPYRFFLKSSIDSGHIIVVAFSIPNVLVGFTRFEYTNQCCLLRSIEINSSYRQKGIGKTLLSAALQYLLGSCIVTKPDNERAQNFFKKLGFIRANHLSGFEKDFDKYLVLPSPKAVNLFGEVAKTYPRIVFPELIKLYEDLQFRLSRGKPVNSDSLDELKKLLDEYGSLLDKNNLARMNHLLSDIKKADNT; this is encoded by the coding sequence ATGGACGGTTTCAAAATTTTATACAGGACGGGTAATGTAGTATATGCAGTTCCCGAATCCAGTAATAGTATTGATAAACTTAAAATAAATGTGGATGTCAATGGATTTAATTATTTTCGCAACAGATTTGCTACACCCTACCGTTTCTTCTTGAAATCATCGATTGATTCAGGCCATATTATTGTGGTAGCGTTTTCAATTCCAAATGTTTTGGTTGGCTTTACAAGATTTGAATATACTAATCAGTGTTGTTTATTAAGAAGTATTGAAATCAATTCATCATATAGGCAGAAAGGCATTGGAAAAACGCTTCTGTCAGCTGCATTGCAATATCTTCTGGGTTCATGTATAGTAACTAAACCTGATAACGAAAGAGCACAGAATTTTTTCAAAAAACTTGGGTTTATAAGAGCAAACCATCTTTCCGGTTTTGAAAAAGATTTTGATAAATATCTCGTTCTACCTTCTCCTAAAGCTGTGAATTTATTTGGGGAAGTGGCAAAAACGTATCCAAGGATAGTATTTCCAGAACTGATTAAGCTATATGAAGATCTTCAATTCAGGTTGTCCAGAGGTAAGCCGGTAAATAGTGATAGTCTGGACGAATTAAAAAAACTGCTTGATGAATATGGCAGTTTACTGGATAAAAATAATCTTGCAAGAATGAATCATCTTCTTTCTGACATAAAGAAAGCAGATAATACTTAA
- a CDS encoding glutaredoxin family protein: protein MVKVTLLYAKWCHVCPSAIKLWEDLHSKYDFEYKELDVDSEEGQDVISEHGIRGVPATIVDGEVAFIGVPDKDKAIKAIT from the coding sequence GTGGTTAAAGTAACATTGCTTTATGCGAAATGGTGTCACGTCTGTCCTTCAGCAATTAAACTCTGGGAAGACCTGCACTCGAAATATGATTTTGAATATAAAGAACTTGATGTGGATTCTGAAGAGGGACAGGATGTAATATCCGAGCATGGAATACGCGGGGTTCCTGCAACAATTGTAGATGGTGAAGTTGCTTTTATTGGAGTGCCTGATAAAGATAAAGCAATTAAAGCGATTACTTGA
- a CDS encoding DUF2111 domain-containing protein, translating to MGDIKITENSSPDDLESLAVAMHTLIGIPITIRSKNKNGIRMERGEVVDRDYTGPILEQVIKTDKTIRDVPQEGVYKGRPVVVTPLHSSDGNLVAALGIVDLVAALDILSLFSTYPGIIDEVEEAKNRLDE from the coding sequence ATGGGTGACATAAAAATCACTGAAAATTCCAGTCCAGACGACCTTGAATCACTGGCTGTAGCTATGCATACGTTGATAGGAATTCCTATAACCATCCGCAGTAAAAACAAAAACGGAATACGCATGGAAAGAGGGGAAGTAGTAGATAGAGATTATACAGGTCCTATACTGGAACAGGTAATTAAAACAGATAAAACAATAAGGGACGTCCCTCAGGAAGGTGTGTATAAAGGCAGACCAGTTGTAGTAACACCACTGCATTCAAGTGACGGAAATCTTGTGGCTGCACTTGGTATTGTTGACCTTGTTGCAGCGCTTGATATATTGTCCCTTTTCAGTACATATCCAGGTATTATTGATGAAGTTGAAGAGGCAAAAAACCGACTTGATGAATAA
- a CDS encoding serine/threonine-protein kinase RIO2: protein MIYDVMKFFKNLDNKDIRILTGIEVGMKHYKWVPLEEIVKYTKIPSDELFYRLDNLVKEDVVIGTRTPYEGYHIYFNGYDTLALNALVKRGSISAIGDEIGYGKESVVHEGIKEPELAIEEPISVVIKFHREGISSFKSVKRIRDHLVDREHYSWVYASRLSARREYEVLTNLYPDVSVPEPVDQNRNAVVMHFAKGSELTKTKLLEPDWFFNEIIQQIKNSYSLGIIHADLSEYNIFVHPEGVEIIDWPQYITPEHPHAAELLKRDVSNVLTYFNRKYKVNRDLYNIIEYIKNG from the coding sequence ATGATATATGATGTAATGAAATTTTTCAAAAACCTGGATAACAAAGACATACGAATACTGACAGGTATTGAAGTAGGGATGAAACACTATAAATGGGTGCCCTTAGAAGAAATTGTCAAGTACACAAAAATTCCATCCGATGAACTTTTTTACAGGCTGGATAATCTTGTTAAAGAGGATGTTGTGATAGGTACAAGGACTCCCTATGAAGGATATCACATATATTTTAACGGTTATGATACACTTGCACTCAATGCTCTGGTTAAAAGAGGTTCTATAAGTGCAATAGGGGATGAAATTGGATATGGTAAAGAATCGGTTGTTCATGAAGGGATAAAAGAACCTGAACTTGCGATAGAAGAACCGATCAGTGTGGTTATCAAATTCCATAGGGAAGGAATAAGTAGTTTCAAAAGTGTTAAAAGGATACGTGACCATCTGGTTGACAGAGAACATTATTCATGGGTTTATGCGTCTCGTCTTTCTGCAAGACGGGAATATGAAGTGTTAACAAACCTGTATCCTGATGTATCAGTACCTGAACCGGTCGACCAGAATAGAAATGCTGTTGTAATGCATTTTGCAAAAGGCAGTGAACTTACAAAGACCAAACTTCTTGAACCTGACTGGTTTTTTAATGAAATAATACAGCAGATAAAAAATTCCTATTCATTGGGAATTATACATGCAGATTTGAGTGAGTACAATATATTTGTTCATCCAGAAGGAGTAGAGATAATCGACTGGCCTCAATATATAACTCCAGAACACCCTCATGCTGCTGAACTTTTAAAAAGGGATGTCTCCAATGTGTTGACTTATTTCAACCGAAAATATAAGGTTAATAGAGACCTATATAATATTATAGAATATATCAAAAATGGGTAA
- a CDS encoding DUF460 domain-containing protein, translating to MENNIDAVTIYGIDIAKGSPKSKEVPKYSVAVLKDGEITHYTMVHRHKILRMVHKDRPDIIALDNVFELAENKKNLIQFLERLPKKVRLVQVTGGIHPKSLVRLANENNLKLNQFNPNDEAEVCARLAAMGVGSEVSLFENITKIKVSRARSLGRGGWSQNRYHRKVHGAVKEKCRDIDTTLKNFSNEEGYTYDSKITKGYGGYVRCEFTVYARRDEVPVRSGVGGDVQVKVKGVERDKIKYIPLDKHDEQKRKYTIVGIDPGTTVGIAVLSLDAELLYLKSFRGISHDEVVKLVSEYGKPVIIATDVIPTPNSVEKIRRSFKAIEGRPDTRLSSEEKITLSKPYGYSNDHERDALAAALYSYRNYKNVFSKVEKRSPYDVDKDHVKLYVMHGDTIEDAIEKVKTPKKEEESKRELVKKQYVEEEKPDDYQKLVETINRQKSQIKHMQDYIDQLKKDKKKKDKKISSLEFKIDNLMSERNKEIKKEKEIKIRDNKISKLKSELKNKNKSLKKLKSQINKLKQIRKMEIKGEGIPVKIVNSFTKDDISKTKQLYGLKPGDIVYLEDASGGGASTASMLINAGIKAVIVSDDLSHAAFEAFFENNIPILKEVSIQRADDFAIVDPEELESAISRWNEFAKEKYMEEKEKEFVNLVNEYRSERRRGLI from the coding sequence ATGGAAAATAATATTGATGCAGTAACAATATACGGTATTGATATAGCGAAAGGTTCTCCTAAATCGAAAGAAGTACCAAAATATTCTGTTGCTGTGCTAAAAGATGGTGAAATCACCCATTATACGATGGTTCATAGACATAAAATCCTGAGGATGGTTCACAAAGACCGTCCTGATATCATAGCTCTTGACAATGTTTTTGAACTTGCAGAAAATAAAAAAAATCTTATACAATTCCTTGAACGCCTGCCAAAAAAAGTTAGGCTTGTGCAGGTTACCGGTGGTATACATCCTAAATCTCTTGTCAGACTTGCCAACGAAAATAATCTAAAACTTAATCAGTTCAACCCTAATGATGAAGCAGAGGTCTGTGCACGTCTTGCAGCAATGGGTGTGGGGTCTGAAGTATCCCTTTTTGAAAATATTACTAAAATAAAAGTAAGCCGTGCAAGGTCACTTGGGAGGGGTGGATGGAGTCAAAATCGCTATCATAGAAAAGTTCACGGTGCGGTTAAAGAAAAATGCAGAGATATAGATACCACATTAAAAAATTTCTCCAACGAAGAAGGGTATACCTATGATTCCAAAATAACAAAAGGTTATGGTGGATATGTAAGGTGTGAGTTTACAGTTTATGCAAGACGTGATGAAGTACCTGTGCGTTCAGGTGTTGGGGGAGATGTGCAGGTGAAGGTAAAAGGTGTTGAGCGGGATAAAATAAAGTATATACCCTTGGATAAGCATGATGAACAGAAAAGGAAATACACCATCGTTGGGATTGATCCGGGAACAACTGTAGGTATAGCGGTTCTGTCACTGGATGCAGAACTTTTATATCTGAAAAGTTTTCGGGGTATATCTCATGATGAGGTTGTAAAACTGGTATCAGAATATGGTAAACCTGTCATCATAGCAACAGATGTAATACCCACTCCTAATTCTGTAGAAAAAATACGCCGCAGTTTCAAGGCGATAGAAGGTAGACCTGACACAAGGCTCTCATCAGAAGAGAAAATCACATTATCTAAACCCTATGGGTATTCCAATGACCATGAACGTGATGCACTTGCAGCAGCTCTTTATAGTTACAGGAATTACAAAAATGTGTTTTCCAAAGTCGAGAAAAGGTCACCGTATGATGTTGATAAAGACCATGTAAAATTATATGTTATGCACGGTGACACGATAGAGGATGCTATCGAAAAGGTTAAAACACCCAAAAAAGAGGAAGAATCTAAAAGGGAACTGGTTAAAAAACAGTATGTTGAGGAGGAAAAACCTGATGATTACCAGAAACTGGTTGAAACTATCAACCGCCAGAAATCACAAATTAAACATATGCAGGACTATATCGACCAGCTAAAAAAGGATAAAAAGAAGAAGGATAAAAAGATCTCTAGTCTTGAGTTTAAAATTGATAATCTGATGAGTGAAAGGAATAAAGAGATAAAGAAAGAAAAAGAGATAAAGATTCGTGATAATAAAATATCAAAGCTTAAATCCGAACTCAAAAATAAGAATAAATCCCTTAAAAAATTAAAATCACAGATTAACAAACTCAAACAAATACGCAAGATGGAGATTAAAGGGGAAGGTATACCTGTTAAAATTGTAAATTCATTTACAAAAGATGATATATCAAAAACAAAACAACTATATGGACTTAAACCGGGAGATATTGTTTATCTGGAAGATGCAAGTGGTGGGGGAGCATCAACAGCATCAATGTTGATTAATGCCGGTATTAAAGCGGTTATAGTATCTGATGACCTGTCTCATGCGGCATTTGAGGCATTTTTTGAAAACAACATCCCGATTTTAAAAGAAGTATCCATCCAAAGAGCTGATGATTTTGCAATAGTTGACCCAGAAGAACTTGAATCCGCAATTTCCAGATGGAATGAATTTGCTAAAGAAAAATACATGGAAGAAAAAGAAAAAGAGTTTGTAAACCTTGTTAATGAATACAGGAGCGAACGTCGCAGAGGTTTAATATAA
- a CDS encoding DDE-type integrase/transposase/recombinase, producing the protein MNLETLLDLIPVDIKSFVERKRRDVKAIALSILLYQQGLSLRKTSELLSYLAEPISYRGVHYWVQKFGWCLQPYDGELPDTIVVDETKVQLGSEYWFLYAAINPDSKKIVYARIYPTRNYLTTKSFFKDLKKMYAQLPQMVVVDGGPWYKALERLGVKRVVISGDFRNYIERWYKEFKRRIKVFDKYFPHKEGSFSISIIGSICTSRIIIISENINP; encoded by the coding sequence ATGAACTTAGAAACATTATTAGATTTGATACCGGTAGATATTAAATCTTTTGTGGAAAGGAAAAGAAGAGATGTAAAAGCCATAGCATTATCCATACTTCTGTACCAGCAGGGATTAAGTTTGAGGAAAACGTCAGAACTACTATCGTATCTGGCTGAACCGATAAGCTACAGAGGAGTACATTACTGGGTACAGAAGTTCGGATGGTGTCTACAGCCTTATGATGGTGAATTACCAGACACCATTGTAGTGGATGAAACTAAAGTACAGCTTGGCAGTGAGTACTGGTTCCTATATGCGGCTATAAACCCCGATTCTAAAAAGATAGTGTATGCCAGAATCTATCCCACAAGGAACTACCTGACTACAAAGTCTTTCTTTAAGGATTTGAAAAAAATGTACGCACAACTGCCCCAGATGGTAGTTGTGGATGGTGGACCATGGTACAAAGCTCTGGAAAGACTCGGTGTCAAGAGGGTTGTAATATCCGGTGATTTCAGGAATTATATCGAAAGATGGTACAAAGAGTTTAAAAGAAGAATCAAGGTGTTCGATAAATACTTCCCACATAAAGAGGGTTCGTTCAGCATATCAATAATTGGATCGATATGTACATCGCGTATCATAATTATATCAGAAAACATCAATCCCTAA